TAGTAATTATAAGGAGAAATGagcaggacaaaaagaaaaaacctcatGTGAGCAGCTAAACCTCTCTAACCTTCATGGTAGGTCCTTTTCATGATGTGAAACCCACATCAAATGCTAACCTCACCAAGGCCTTTGGTCTTTGAGGTAAATAGATGGTTAaagggatttttctttttaagcgGTACAGTAAAGCTTCTGACAACTGGATCTCTACTCCTCCTTCCCCACTGAGAGCTCTCAGGTCTAGACTGTGTGTAAGCTATTAATAATACATGTGCGCCCGTTTTTAAAGGGAGAAATCATGGGCTGCTTTATTGCACATTTCTCTAGTTAAATTGCACAATTGCCTTCTGGGCTGTTGGTGCACATTACAGTGAAGCTGGCAGGGACTGAGCTGCCTGGGAGCTAACAAAGAAGCATGGCTCTGCTCCTGCGAGGCTGGttcggtttgtttgtttggcaaATGCAAAATCATGACTGTGACTAACACTGATATGGGAAATATAACCAGCTGTAATAGTGACCGATCAGGGAATATTAGACGGGGAAGACATTGGCTCCCGGTCAGGTACACCCGCCTCTGCCTACCTGAGCAGACTGGAGAGCGTGTGAGAGGAGGCTCCGTGGCCGCCGCTGTTGCCACCTCCGCCGGTGCCGGACGACCCGCCGCCGATGCCCGCTGACTGTCGCTTCCCGGATAAAAGCTTCTCCACGGCGGCCAGGTTCCCCGTGCGCGCCGCTTCGAGGAGCTCCTGCTCCTTCCCCATCGCGGATCCcggagagaagaaggaaaaaaaagaacccGGAGGAGGCGcggggaagagaaggagaagggaaaggggggaggagggggagtcgGTTGCGGGAGTAAAATTCCTCTGCGATCCCGATGTCAAGTTATTCCTCacggctgctgctggagctggagctggagctgccgccgcTGGATCCGTGAGTCCCGGTCCACGGTGCCGCCTCCGCTGCCGCTGGAGCTGCCGGGGAGAAAAGTTTGGTTCAGCCACACGGAACCAGCATCGAGTAAACTTCCTCTGACCAGTCCGCTGCGCCTCGTCCGTCACTTCCTTGAAACTGCCCTTTCTTCGTTCTGCTCAAACCTCaaaccctccacacacacacacactcacacacacactctctcactcacacacgagCCCGAGCTGCTGCACACACCAGCTGGATGGGTGAAAGTAAAATGGTGCCTGTGCTCCATAGACGCTCCTGCACCCATCCAGCTCTTTACAGATCTGTTCTACCACCACTCCTACTTTCCACATTTCCAAAACCTAATCTCTTTAACTTTGTGTCACTCACCTacgtcatcatcattattattaaacttGAAGTTTGAAtgtattctttaaaaaaaaatgcagtcacTTAATTAACATGGTAGTAAGCaatgagggaaataaaaaataatttagctcTTCAGATTTACACATGAGTGTAAACTGGGACATTTCATCACATGTTATCAGGTGACAATTAACAGTTTATCAGGAAAATTAACGGAAAACATCGAGGAAAACTGTAAAAGTTTAATATGTAGTGTGATGCAAATGTATGCACACGATTGTTTTACTAGATTATAGCAGAAATAAACTGTACGTTTCTTGtttagtgtttatttttcacgtATTTGGCACAAGTAGTTCTCGTTGTGCCTGCTTGGTGTTAATAAAGTTCTTACAAAGCGGAAGCGGAAGTTAAGGGTACATGCTAACGAAAGTTAGCATTTTCGTTGCCACCGGTGCTCCCAGGCTTAGTCTGTGCTTGTAGTGAATTTGCGGTGTTCACAGAAGAGTcgcgtgtatttgtgtgtatgttttaaaGCGTTAAACTGCGTAAACTAAATGTGTTTCGCTAACTAGCGCCAATCACCGAGGTAGTGTTAGCTTAGCTCCACTGTTAGCTTGGTTGTCGCTAATGCTTTGTTGACGCCTGGCTGCAGAGACGGTAGGTGCATCTTTTAGATGTTCATCCAGaggttttatatataaatgtcacaATTAACACCAGCTCTCAAACTATTTGTTCGTTGGGagtttgtaaacatgtcgtgcAACGTTTGTTGAGACTTGAGCTGGGCACTGAAGTTAAACTTAAATCTTATCCTTTGTCAAACTAGTGATTTATCATCCATGTCGTTGTCATTTCACAGAAAGTGAAGCTGCATCATGGCGGACCCTGCACGTATCAAATCTGATGACAAACCTGAGAGAACAACTTCTGCCGCAGAGGATCATTCTAAAGCAGAAGAAACCGAAGATGCAGCAAAACCCGCGCATGAAAGCAAAGAGTCGTCCTCGCAAGATCAGTCCAAACAGGAGGTTAAAGCTGTGAGTTGTGCTGCTTCGTTTCTCTTATCACCAGAGGAAGAAATGGATTTCATATTAAAACACCTGTGGACCCTTCCTCTTATTACTAAATAGCTTCACACCACCTTAAGACACATTTGTTCACACTAGTGTCAATATGATGCTAGAATGGTTCCAATAAAAgaacactactactactactactactactactagtactagTACTACATTATCTCATTGTAAGTATTGAAATGACAACATTCTTTATATCCTGAGTTAGATAAACAATAATTATCTAATTTCCCATTCAACACAATTAGCtaaacacaatgtaaacatCTTACTTGTTAGATGTTGCTTTAGTACAAGCAGCCATaccaaacatttttaatgaatgaacaaacaaaaaggcTAATTAggtgtggggtgtgtgtgtgtgtgtgtgtggtttcacaAATGTCATCCCCTTGTTTTAAGTAGCTATAAATAatttcatcttcctctgtgaaggaaacagcagctggagaagatgaggaggaaggaacCTCCGGCCAGCCTTCTTCCAAAAGACTGAAGGTggaaccagagaagaagaaggagaaacgTCTCAAGGTTGATGAGGATGAAATACAGAAGATGCAGTAAGATCAACATTTTAACTGAGCAGAACATTCTTCTAATTCTTGAAATTTGAACAAGCTTCTTTTTGCTAAACTTCACCATCACATTCTGCTCCTCCTGTTTTTCTAAGGGTTCTGGTTTCGTCCTTTTCTGAGGAGCAGCTGAATCGCTATGAGATGTACAGACGCTCGGCCTTCCCCAAGGCTGCTATCAAAAGGGTATGCTGTTAAAAACATTGACACATTGTTCTTAATTTATGAAATAATTTTACtaactcattattattatgactcattatcagaTTAACTCAGAAAAACTTCAgaagtttttgaaaatgttctgaAATTCATCATCATGTCACCTATAGCACTCAACAGGTTTcactttgtgaaaataaatcacagacatCTCTATACTATCTAGATGAAGAACAGGAATGATCCATTATATCTAGAATACTGAATTGTTTCCAGTAGTAGTAGACTGCGATGCTGCAGACTGCCTTTAGTCACAGTGTGAAGTTACATCATGAGTGTAGTAATCTCAGCCGGCAGGCATCTCATCGAGGTCACGACCTGCCCTCAATGTCTGAAGTTGTGAGTTCAAATCCTGGTTCTTAACTCTGCTCATGTCTGTTCAAGCAAAATGCATCAGGAAATATTCTTCCCCTAAATGCCCGGCACCCTGCTGCTTATAACAGCTataattctttttctttcagctgaTCCAATCCATAACAGGATCATCGGTGTCTCAGAATGTAGTGATTGCCATGTCTGGTATTTCAAAGGTTTTTGCTGGGGAAATTGTTGAGGAAGGTGAGTGGCCGACTTACAAAGATTGTTCAgacaaaataattttaaatatatatttaaataagcTGACTTTATTTGAACTATTTCCCAGAGTGAACAATTTTCATTGTCATGTCGTTTTTCTTTGTCCTCACAGCATTGGATGTTTGTGAGAAGTGGGGAGATACACCACCTCTTCAGCCCAAACATATGAGGGAAGCAGTGAGGAGGTTGAAGAGCCGAGATCAGATTCCCAACACCAAGTATAAGAACATTCTCTTTCACTGAGGCACCAGAGTTTGACATTGTTTGGGGATCATGGAGACAGAGGATCAGCTGCGATGAAAACGTTGGGCCATCACATGTCAAAATCCGGTCACGGGAAACCACGTTAACGATGCTGCAGCCGACCAGTGGCTGATAACTCTAGCTCAGTGTTGACTGCAGCTCTGAAGAATGGTGAACGCAGCAGCAGAGTAAACCTGCCATTCACCTCTTGTTGTCAAAgcataattacatttaaattttataaaattatattCATGTATTATGGTTGTAAATAGTTTTTCCTTGAAAAGtagtaatgttttgttttggtgcCATAGTTATTCTTTATGACTCAGTGAACTTTGGACACATGGTCACACATAAGATTGCATCAGTGGTGAACCTTTGTCTCTTGTTAATTTCCAATCTGTGAGCGTGAGGAGGACATTAGGTTTTATTTGGAAATATGTGACACTAACTCCTCCAGTACTAGTTCAATGACTGTAACGACAGTTTGAACAGACCATGTTTTATACCTCTGAAGAATTGCGTAATCTATTAAATCACAAAGGCACAACTGAAGAGTGTTCAGCAATTCATTTATTCTGTCactgttttaaaatatgttcCACATACTTTGGTTCACAGAACCAGTTTTATATCAGTCTCGATGAAGTGGTAAAGACGATACAAAATTCAATGTAATTCtacataaatgacaaaaaaatactGTCCACAGGGGCTGCGACATCTGCGCCACTCTGGAAGATATCACAAGGAGTCCGCTGCAATCCTCTGAAGtgatttacattaaaacaagTGCAATCTCCAGTGAAGTTACTACACAAGTGCAAGTAATTCACAAGGCATATACAACATACACGACTTCAGCACATGCATCTGGAGAGAGAAACACCCTGAAGTGAGTCCTGCTTCACCCTCTGTCCAtctccctttttattttattttttaatggcacactgggttagggttgagttgTCATGGAAACCCAGGCTTGCTCTGGAGTGCAAAAGGAAGTCAGCAGTTATCAGAGCACCAGTTTATCTGCAGATCAGGGAAGCTATGTTACACTGAGGcctgacagaggagagagaaactcTACAGCTACATATGTTGCATCCAGAATGGGACGTTCAGTTTCGTACCACCACATCTTTGTTTACTGAGGCCatgcaaaaacataaaacaccaAGAGCTGAGAAGAAGATCACAACTACAAGTGACACTGAGGTTAAAGGGCAGAATGACTGCCTTGTTACACCGACAGATTGAGGGGGAACAACACTAAAGCCTAACAGACGAGTAAAttgattttctttgatttaagTATTAAACGTCAAACGTGTAGTGTTACTGTTCGTTGTCATGTTTTTGGTTAAAActatctgtctttctattgcttcaatattttacattccTCCTTAAGAATGGAAAAACATCATTCATAGCTTGCAAGGCaaccacagattaaaaaaagaattatgaATACTAATGAAGTTAGAATGAGCAGTGCTGTGGTGAAACACAGCCACCAGAGGTCTCCAGGGTACAGAATGAGACACTGACATGAACTGTGGATGAAACAGCTTCAAATCGGACAAAGTACCTCCTGAAAgggaaaaaacactgaacaacTGATTTAACAATAACATTTGTACCAAAATTTGAGATTTAACACTGTGAAATATAGGTTTTTGTTGTGGGTTTGATAACATACATAAAACTGTGAGTGTGAGCAGTACCGtagcttttttaaatgtcactttcTGTGATTGATATGGCTTCAATACACTGTCGTCAATCTGGTcgtacaaaaacacaaatctaaataaatacacatgtaaaccaacaaacacagtgAGTTCTAAGTGGATCATGTCTGATCACTCAACAGGATCAATGTGTACAGAGGTAATAACACAAGCAGTCTGACTTGTTTCCTGGCAAGCTACAAAAACAAGTTTAACGAGGGTCAAGTATTCTATCTCTGGTTTGCTGGTAAAATCCCAAACCTCTAACAGCAGAGAGTGAAAACCAGTTACAATACTGAAGGTACCGTGCAACCTGCTCTCCAGAGCCCGGGGGGGGGGAGAATGAAAGGCGTGTCGTCTTTTGAGTGGACGCTCACCCACAGAGACGCCGTTTCACagtacaaaagaaaaatgataaaCATTTCACAACTCGGAGAATAAAATAACACTGGGGAATGATTCGACCTGCTTTCTCAGAACAACGAGAACTTgatatgtttgtgtgacaaCTGGTGTTAAAAGAACGCAGGTACTAACTGTGAAACATCCCTCGCTCTACGAAAGCAATGTCGTAATGCTTCTTCTtttgtattaaattaaaaagtgcATTGATTT
This sequence is a window from Paralichthys olivaceus isolate ysfri-2021 chromosome 6, ASM2471397v2, whole genome shotgun sequence. Protein-coding genes within it:
- the taf11 gene encoding transcription initiation factor TFIID subunit 11, whose product is MADPARIKSDDKPERTTSAAEDHSKAEETEDAAKPAHESKESSSQDQSKQEVKAETAAGEDEEEGTSGQPSSKRLKVEPEKKKEKRLKVDEDEIQKMQVLVSSFSEEQLNRYEMYRRSAFPKAAIKRLIQSITGSSVSQNVVIAMSGISKVFAGEIVEEALDVCEKWGDTPPLQPKHMREAVRRLKSRDQIPNTKYKNILFH